A DNA window from Fragaria vesca subsp. vesca linkage group LG3, FraVesHawaii_1.0, whole genome shotgun sequence contains the following coding sequences:
- the LOC101309132 gene encoding putative vesicle-associated membrane protein 726-like produces MGQKSLIYAFVARGTVILAEYTEFSGNFNSIAFQCLQKLPATNNKFTYNCDAHTFNYLVDNGFTYCVVADESAGRQVPIAFLERVKDDFVAKYGGGKAATAAANSLNKEFGSKLKEHMQYCVDHPEEISKLAKVKAQVTEVKGVMMENIEKVLDRGEKIELLVDKTETLHHQAQDFRNVGTKMRRKMWLQNMKVKLIVLGILIALILIIILSVCHGFNCGK; encoded by the exons ATGGGGCAGAAGTCGCTGATCTACGCCTTCGTGGCGCGAGGCACTGTGATTCTGGCCGAGTACACCGAATTCAGCGGCAATTTCAACTCCATAGCCTTCCAGTGCCTCCAGAAGCTTCCCGCCACCAACAACAAGTTCACCTACAACTGCGACGCCCACACCTTCAACTACCTCGTCGACAATGGCTTCA CGTACTGTGTGGTGGCCGATGAATCAGCTGGAAGACAAGTGCCTATTGCTTTTCTGGAGCGTGTGAAGGATGATTTTGTTGCAAAATATGGTGGTGGGAAGGCTGCTACAGCTGCTGCCAACAGTCTTAACAAGGAATTTGG GTCTAAATTGAAGGAACATATGCAATACTGTGTTGATCATCCTGAGGAAATAAGCAAGCTTGCTAAGGTTAAGGCCCAGGTTACAGAAGTTAAAGGTGTTATGATGGAGAACATTGAAAAG GTTTTGGATAGAGGGGAAAAGATAGAGCTTTTGGTTGATAAGACTGAGACCCTTCATCATCAG GCTCAGGACTTCCGGAATGTTGGGACTAAAATGAGAAGGAAGATGTGGCTGCAGAACATGAAGGTGAAGCTGATTGTCTTGGGAATCCTGATTGCATTGATCCTCATCATAATCCTCTCTGTTTGCCATGGTTTCAACTGCGGAAAATGA
- the LOC101298499 gene encoding protein OSB3, chloroplastic/mitochondrial-like, producing MELCPGTVASPGHYFTPPHCQFTPPKAMNSLLRSTPLTKRLPLPLLHSHFSTTSATKPKTPNTYTITTPRFTPTSPPPTKPTFPKPTQVPFQPKVANSVRLTGHVRAPLQVQTTPDGAFWAATVLTASSSAKSLRIPIVFEGDLAHVASLHVKDGDCVFVAGSLRSDLNHLNASEGEARLQVKVHTLNFVEESFPLNKRSKDGSEERNIDHTVAGENDDMNESLKDLHLWKDLLAKPHEWWAVRSKEGSPKAAAFERKSNGELCIIDDSTPEWIQHKLESLTFDQKPMSHCSETSSREDGNSTVGTWEDLLDNSKQWKDYRDQKLNKLVKENHPDFKRKDGGHSLWLNKVPKWVLSELKGKEFDVPVLKSKQANEGRGDKSWKDLVENPDKWWDNRLQKWNAKGPDFKHKETGEALWLTNSPGWAIPMLPPLKTQQILTN from the exons ATGGAGCTCTGTCCCGGCACAGTAGCTTCACCCGGCCACTACTTCACTCCTCCCCACTGTCAGTTCACTCCACCGAAAGCCATGAACTCCCTCCTCCGATCAACCCCCTTAACCAAACGCCTCCCACTCCCTCTCTTACACTCCCACTTCTCCACCACCTCCGCCACTAAACCCAAAACCCCAAACACCTACACCATCACCACCCCACGTTTCACCCCAACCTCCCCACCCCCCACCAAACCCACCTTCCCTAAACCCACCCAAGTCCCCTTCCAGCCCAAAGTCGCCAACTCCGTCCGCCTCACCGGCCACGTCCGTGCTCCTCTTCAGGTCCAGACTACCCCCGACGGAGCCTTCTGGGCCGCCACCGTTCTCACCGCGTCTTCCTCGGCTAAGTCTCTCCG GATTCCGATTGTTTTCGAGGGGGATTTGGCTCATGTTGCGAGTTTGCATGTGAAGGATGGGGACTGTGTGTTTGTTGCGGGGAGTTTGAGGTCGGATTTGAATCATCTCAATGCTAGTGAGGGTGAGGCACGTTTACAG GTTAAGGTGCATACGCTCAACTTTGTGGAGGAATCTTTTCCACTGAATAAGAGATCCAAAGATGGCAGTGAAGAAAGGAACATTGATCACACTG TGGCAGGTGAAAATGATGATATGAATGAATCATTGAAAGATCTCCATCTGTGGAAAGACCTTCTTGCCAAGCCTCATGAGTGGTGGGCTGTCAGGTCAAAAGAG GGTTCCCCAAAGGCTGCAGCCTTTGAGCGTAAGAGTAATGGTGAGTTATGTATCATTGATGATTCGACTCCTGAATGGATCCAGCATAAGTTAGAATCCTTGACATTTGATCAAAAACCTATGTCACATTGTTCTGAAA CCAGTTCAAGGGAAGATGGGAACTCTACAGTAGGTACTTGGGAAGACCTTCTTGATAACTCAAAACAATGGAAGGACTACCGTGACCAAAAGCTTAATAAATTG GTAAAGGAAAATCATCCTGATTTCAAGCGGAAGGATGGTGGTCATTCACTCTGGCTTAACAAGGTGCCAAAGTGGGTTTTGTCAGAGCTTAAAGGCAAAGAGTTTGATGTTCCAGTTCTGAAGTCCAAACAAGCAAATGAGGGTAGAG GTGATAAATCCTGGAAGGACTTGGTGGAAAACCCAGATAAATGGTGGGATAACAGATTGCAGAAG TGGAATGCAAAAGGTCCAGACTTTAAGCACAAAGAAACCGGTGAAGCATTATGGCTTACCAATTCACCAGGATGGGCGATCCCCATGTTACCACCTTTGAAAACACAGCAGATTCTGACAAACTGA
- the LOC101309427 gene encoding zinc finger protein ZPR1-like — translation MEPATGANNNKDQIVDVRSVVEAVSADDSSDAPLYKVESLCMRCGENGTTSFLFTVIPNFRKILLSAFECPHCNERNNEVQFAGELQPKGCTYRLEVPSGDPKMLNRQVVKSEFATIKIPELEFEIPPESQRGSLSTVEGILLRAADELQALQEERKRVDPQTAEAIDQFLLKLRACATGDSSFTFVLDDPSGNSFIENLFAPSPDPSLSIKSYERTPEQQSVLGYVVDSSQTGHAHDIAATNPIGPDQEQRVPHGSIGAAAGHRAIAQSNTVEISEALFRYSAPEEVMTFPSTCGTCTAKCETRMFVTNIPYFQQVIVMASTCDACGYRNSELKPGGRIPDKGKKITLCVKNVKDLSRDVIKSDTAGVKIPELELELGSGTLGGLVTTVEGLITKLCESLERVHGFSFGDSHDENKKSKWLNFTASLNKLLSLEEPFTLILDDALANSFIAPVTDDMKDDHQLLFEEYERSWEQNEELGLNDIDTSSADAAYITQEMEAADKTGVN, via the exons ATGGAACCAGCAACAGGTGCCAATAACAACAAAGACCAAATCGTCGACGTCCGCTCCGTCGTCGAAGCCGTCTCTGCCGACGACTCCTCCGACGCCCCTCTCTACAAAGTCGAAAGCCTCTGTATGCGTTGCGGCGAAAAC GGCACAACTAGTTTCTTGTTCACTGTTATCCCAAACTTCAGAAAG ATTTTGCTCTCGGCTTTCGAGTGTCCGCATTGCAATGAGAG GAACAATGAGGTTCAGTTTGCCGGTGAGCTTCAACCCAAGGGCTGTACCTACCGCTTGGAGGTGCCTTCCGGGGATCCCAAG ATGCTTAATAGACAAGTGGTGAAATCTGAGTTCGCTACTATCAAG ATTCCTGAATTGGAGTTTGAGATTCCTCCAGAGTCTCAGCGTGGATCTTTGTCAACG GTGGAAGGGATATTATTACGAGCAGCAGATGAGTTGCAGGCACTTCAAGAAGAACGCAAG AGAGTGGATCCTCAAACCGCTGAAGCTATTGACCAATTTTTGTTAAAGTTGAGAGCATGCGCAACAGGAGATTCATCTTTCACTTTCGTTTTGGATGATCCTTCTGGAAACAGCTTTATTGAGAACCT GTTTGCTCCATCCCCCGATCCATCACTAAGTATCAAATCTTATGAGCGAACTCCGGAGCAACAATCAGTGCTAGGGTATGTTGTTGACTCATCACAAACAGGACATGCTCATGATATAGCAGCAACAAATCCAATTGGTCCTGATCAGGAGCAAAGAGTACCACATGGCTCAATTGGTGCAGCAGCTGGTCATCGAGCCATTGCCCAGAGTAATACTGTGGAAATTTCTGAAGCTTTGTTTCGATACTCTGCACCAGAGGAG GTGATGACTTTCCCATCAACGTGCGGAACTTGTACTGCAAAGTGTGAGACTCGAATGTTTGTCACCA ACATCCCATACTTCCAACAAGTAATTGTCATGGCATCCACTTGTGACGCCTGTGGTTACCGCAATTCTGAG TTGAAGCCTGGTGGAAGAATTCCTGATAAAGGGAAGAAAATTACTCTTTGTGTAAAGAATGTTAAGGATCTTAGTCGTGATGTCATAAAG TCGGATACTGCAGGTGTGAAAATTCCAGAGCTTGAGTTGGAGCTGGGTAGTGGGACCCTCGGAGGCCTTGTTACGACTGTTGAGGGGTTGATTACAAAACTTTGTGAAA GTCTGGAGAGAGTGCATGGATTTTCTTTCGGAGATAGTCATGATGAAAACAAGAAAAGCAAGTGGTTAAACTTCACAGCAAGCCTAAATAAG CTTCTGAGTTTAGAAGAGCCTTTTACATTAATTCTTGATGACGCATTGGCCAACTCTTTCATTGCACCTGTGACTGATGATATGAAAGATGACCACCAGCTATTGT TTGAGGAGTATGAGCGGTCATGGGAGCAGAACGAGGAATTGGGTCTGAATGACATCGATACCTCTTCCGCTGATGCTGCATATATCACTCAGGAGATGGAGGCAGCAGACAAGACAGGTGTAAATTAA
- the LOC101298782 gene encoding uncharacterized protein LOC101298782: MDSGEIPGESIVVSVPSSPGNVEGGIERQDPVTPTPIRKAWVDLVDKCLGTLLTIIQLLCAPLLALFLLVATKWKRVFILSCVAVSIDCLFLYIPIIDQENKCLGSDKRLTNIALVLRSITDIAFIFHILLLMANEMDEDPKWDPAKASWLYKKSIYIIVNFLAILPIPQTYIQSESEKFVKIRDSRRTGINTKYRELEKWMSSHDLPDDIKTDALKNISEYRVVKFIDEDVGAWFMDHCSYDTDVKSDALNFICVKALKRIPVLRKLDEQDLKGFCEHTFITTKDKGTLVTEAGQELFYMCLIIDGVIECNDAETMSTQTMHRYDCVGQELLRWAILNYKRSEEQRERRPISTVDAKCLTDGEAFGIHASDLLEILQKSNNLELASTSSADQRIEEWLLRNGFPEDLKVNIMNCLEQNNLLVEENMHADVDVAFLFGILPRDMKPSMKRHLGMNALKKVPMLQKMHEYVLEIICNYLQPVVYEKDSYIVRAGEPLGIMIFILRGTVFFTDTTSSNTTTTSSSEITENFDENVIEIHGYYGEQLLRWASPNNMSSSDNPVISTRNVKCQTKVEALILKAEDLRNAVSKCGSQWNLINNMNYQHLVGDVRDTLADTGDSTSTKIEETSIQLHQGHDMLLEQLVLIRETMFQFRDDIVRRLDDQGRRLNEMAAFLARLGYTGTSPP, encoded by the exons ATGGATAGCGGGGAGATCCCAGGAGAAAGCATTGTAGTAAG TGTTCCATCTTCACCAGGCAATGTGGAGGGTGGTATTGAAAGACAAGATCCAGTTACTCCAACTCCAATTAGGAAAGCATGGGTTGATTTAGTTGACAAATGTCTAGGAACATTGTTAACTATTATACAACTCTTATGCGCGCCTCTATTGGCACTCTTCTTGCTGGTTGCAACGAAGTGGAAAAGGGTATTCATACTATCATGTGTTGCAGTGTCAATTGATTGTTTGTTCCTTTACATTCCGATCATCGATCAGGAAAACAAGTGCCTTGGCTCGGACAAGAGGTTGACGAATATAGCACTTGTCCTCAGATCAATTACAGATATCGCCTTCATATTCCATATTTTACTCCTGATGGCTAATGAAATGGATGAAGACCCCAAATGGGACCCCGCGAAAGCGTCATGGTTATATAAGAAGTCCATCTACATCATTGTTAACTTTCTTGCTATTCTTCCCATCCCACAG ACATACATACAGTCAGAATCTGAAAAGTTTGTGAAAATAAGAGATTCAAGACGGACGGGAATTAATACAAAGTATAGAGAGTTAGAAAAATGGATGTCAAGTCATGATCTTCCAGATGATATAAAGACCGATGCCCTGAAAAATATTAGCGAATATAGGGTAGTGAAGTTCATCGATGAAGATGTGGGTGCATGGTTCATGGACCATTGTTCTTATGATACGGATGTCAAATCAGATGCATTGAATTTTATATGCGTAAAAGCATTGAAGAGA ATACCCGTTCTTCGAAAATTGGACGAACAAGACTTGAAAGGGTTCTGTGAGCATACATTTATCACCACAAAAGATAAAGGCACCTTAGTTACTGAAGCCGGACAAGAACTTTTTTATATGTGCTTGATTATAGACGGCGTAATTGAATGCAACGATGCTGAAACGATGAGCACCCAAACCATGCATCGCTACGATTGTGTTGGACAAGAACTTCTGCGTTGGGCAATACTGAACTATAAGAGATCAGAAGAGCAACGCGAACGTCGTCCTATTTCAACAGTAGATGCCAAATGTCTAACCGATGGAGAAGCTTTTGGGATCCATGCATCTGACTTGCTCGAAATTCTCCAGAAGTCGAATAATTTAGAGTTGGCCAGCACTAGCAGCGCAGATCAACGGATTGAG GAGTGGTTGTTGAGAAATGGGTTCCCTGAGGATCTGAAGGTTAACATCATGAATTGCCTAGAACAAAATAACCTGCTAGTGGAAGAAAACATGCATGCTGATGTAGATGTAGCTTTTCTATTCGGTATTCTTCCAAGAGATATGAAACCCTCCATGAAGCGTCATCTCGGCATGAATGCCCTAAAAAAG GTACCCATGCTTCAAAAAATGCATGAATATGTGTTGGAAATCATCTGCAATTATCTCCAGCCAGTTGTCTACGAGAAGGATAGCTATATTGTTAGAGCTGGAGAACCACTCGGTATCATGATCTTTATTCTGCGAGGAACAGTTTTCTTCACTGACACGACTAGCAGCAATACCACAACAACAAGTTCCTCAGAGATCACCGAGAATTTTGATGAAAATGTTATTGAGATACACGGTTATTATGGAGAACAACTTCTGAGATGGGCCTCACCCAACAACATGTCTTCTTCAGACAATCCCGTCATCTCCACTAGAAATGTCAAATGTCAAACAAAAGTGGAAGCCTTGATTCTCAAGGCAGAGGACTTGAGAAATGCAGTCTCCAAGTGCGGCTCACAGTGGAATCTCATCAATAATATGAATTATCAGCACTTGGTTGGTGATGTAAGAGATACTTTGGCTGATACTGGCGATTCCACGTCCACAAAGATTGAAGAGACTAGTATCCAGCTTCATCAGGGTCATGACATGCTACTCGAGCAGCTGGTTCTAATTCGAGAAACCATGTTCCAGTTTCGCGATGATATAGTGAGAAGACTAGATGATCAGGGAAGGAGGTTAAATGAGATGGCTGCATTCTTAGCCAGATTGGGATATACAGGCACATCTCCTCCTTAA